One Stratiformator vulcanicus genomic window, TGCGTATACGTTATTTCGCAACTGTGGAAGTCGGCCACGAAATACGATGCGGTGCCGTCACGGCGGACGGCAACGGCGAAGCGGTCATGGGACTCGGCTTCATGCTGATGGGCGAGAATACGCATCAATACACCGACGCATTGAAGGAATGTGTCGAAAAAAGCAAAGCGAATCTCCCGCCGGGTATGACGTTGGTCACTATGTACGACCGCACGGAACTGGTCGATTCGGTCATCAACATGGTTCGTAAGAATCTCTTTGAAGGCGGATTGCTCGTCATCGCCGTGCTGTTTCTCTCTCTTGGCAACCTGCGAGCCGGATTGATTGTCGCACTGGCATTTCCACTCTCGATGTTGTTCGCATTCAGCGGGATGTGGCGATTCGCAATTTCGGCCAGTCTGCTGAGCTTGGGAGCGATCGACTTTGGACTCGTTGTCGATAGCTCGGTTGTGATGGTTGAGAACTGCGTGCGGCATCTGTCGCAGGCCAATCCTCTGAATCGAAGTCGGCTGGAACGGATTCGTGACGCGACGGTCGAAGTTCGCGGTCCGACCATGTTCGGTGAACTCATCATCATGATCGTCCGGGATGGCGATACTGGCAGCATTCTGCTGGTACTATTGTCAAAGTGGTTCGTTACTGAAGATTTCTGGGTTTCTGTGGCAGAGTGCGTGTTACGTTGTCGTCCTTTGCTTTCGGTCCGTGAATCAGGCAATTGGGTCGCTTTGCGTTGAACGCGGCGATAGCGGCAATGGTGACTTCGGTTCCTGCGACTTCCAACTCGCGAAGTTCGGACAGAACCATGAGTTTTGCGAATCCTGCATCTGTGATTTTTGTATCCGACAGGTCGAGGTGCGTGAGGCTCTTTATCGCGATCAGGCTGTCGATGCAATCATCCGTGATGGATGTGCCGCTCAAATCTAAATGATGAAGAGTCGTGAGCTTGCTGAGCGACTTGACCGTTGCATCGGTGATCTCGGTGTCCGACACGACCAGCGTGTGAATGGTTTTCCAAGAGCATTTTGCGAACGTCTTATCGGTGACCGCAGTTCCGGAGACTGAAAGTGTGCGGAGGTTCTTCAAGTCTTGCAGTTTGACAGCTGCCTCGTCGGTGATTTTGGTGCCGTCGAGGAATAGCCATTTCAATATGTTCAGCCCGCAGATTGTTGAGAGCGTCTTGTCAGTGCTAGACGTTCGCGCGACGGAGAGGAAAACAATCGATTGCTGATCCTCGATCAAGAAGGCTGAATCGTCAGAGAACCGTGAATCCTTCAGGTTCACATACGATAGTTCGCCATCGATTTCGCGAATATTCTCAGCACCAAGCGATCGAAGTTGCTCGGCCCGCGACGGGTTCGCATTCTGGGCGTATGCGTGTTGTGCAACAGTAAGGACCATACCGAGCCACAGCAGGCTGACATGTAGTTGTTTCGTCATCGCATCTCCTCGATGGGGACAAGGTTTCCCACGCGGGGATCGAATGCCAACACCCGCGCAGTTTCGTCGTTGACGATCCACAAATGCAACTTGAGTCCGTTGGCATCGAGTCTTTCGCGAATGGACGGGTTCGCCTGCAAGTTCTCAAGCTGGAAAATTGCATGTTCGCAGATAACACGTTCGACATAGGCTTCACCAGTCAAATCGGGATATGTCGTGTCGACGGCTTTGACCGCTGCAGCGTAGAAGTGTGCTCGAAGATTTCCGGTGTCTGGACCGCTGTTGTCCTTCAGCCAGTTTGGGATCACGCCGCAACCGAGATGTCCGCAAACGACGGCATGACGGAGATCGTAGTCGTAAAAGCCGACCTCGATTGCCCCGAACAAATCGTTGGGTTGGCGACGGTCTGGTGGCGGAACGGATTCACCGATGTGTTGGAGAATGAAAAATCGTTCCGTACCAGCAAATGAAACATTATCCGGGGCACAGCCATGATCCGCACATGCGATCATCAGCGTATCGCGTTCGTTGCTGTCGGCAGTCGAGAGAAAATCATTGACGCCGCCGAAGTGATCCGGGTTGAAGTTGTGCAGTGACTTTTCGAGTTCAATTGTCATCGTTCGCTAGTATTCGTTTCTCAGGTAGTAACTGAGGCACATGCATCGGATTCGACTGAAACAAAGTCGCCGACCAAGGCATCGTACGCCCTGATTCGCCTTGTTCCCTCATCGAAAACCCAACCGTGGAGCTTCAATCGACCGTCATTCAGTCGGCTTCTTACGAAATGATACTCGATTAGACTCTCAAGTTGCAGGAGGACGTGCTCGCTAAGAAGCAGACCGAATCGTTCCATGTCGAACACATCGTCATAGTGCTTGTCGATGAATTCGAGCGTGGGCGTCATCGTCTCACTGCCAATTGCCTTCTTGGAATTTGATGGTACCGCCAACCAATTTTGACAGATTCCGCAAGTCGTGTGCGAGCATACGATGAAGTCCGTTACTTCATGTCCAAGCACTGCTTCCTCCAGTGCCTCAACTGTTTCAGAACACCTCTTCGTGAAAGGAGGAATGGCGAACCCCAACCACTGAGCGACAAGAAACGACATCGGGTTCTGAACGGGCAGACCATGCGGCAACATGCCGTGGTCAGGACAGCCAATTAGGATGATCGATGGCGTTGGTGTCTCTTCGCGTCGGCAAAGTTCAGACGCCGAACCAAACCAATGTCGGTCAAAATAGTGAATTCGCCTGGTCAGTGGTTTCATTCGTTCGCCTCCGCTGCAACTGAAACGAAATGATCTCGTCTGACGACATCGACCGTCTCAACGCAAGCCGTCACTTGATGCTTGGGAAGAACATCGCTGCGAAGGTATGACAATATCGCTTCGCACGTTTGATGGGACAAGACAATCTCGATCCGAACTTTGGAATTCGCTGATGTAACGCCGCCTTCCAGTTCACGACGCCCGGCTCCGCTGCATGGTTGCGATGTGAAACCTGTTGCCCCCAGTGCCACAAATTGTTCTTCCAGCGATTGCTCGATCGCCTCGTCAGCAATGACCGTCAGCCGTCGCATGGTTGCCAATCCGCCCTTTCTAGCCGCATGGGGATTGTCGGCCAGCGGTTGCATGGCATCGAGACCGCGAACTTCAAAAGTCAGTCCTTTCTGCTCGAAGACGCGTTCCATTTCTTCCAGCTTCTCCATCACACTGTGATCAACAAGCTTCGTACTGGATACGTCGACGATCAGGTTGCGCTTTTGAACCAATCCGATGTCTTCGATTTGGCGTTTGAATGGAATCCAGTTGCTAAACACTGCGGATTCACGCGCCAAGATGAGGCTGGTGTTGTCGTTCACTTTCTGAACCTCGATGTAAGGTTTGAACAACGACTTGATGGGCACGCCGTTCGCGACGTGGATCACCATCTTCAGAATGATGCCAGCAGCGACACCGATTAGCAGGTCGGTCGCTAGGACAACGACCAACGTCGTGACGAAGATCGCCAGTTGTTCCTTCCCGATTCGCCATACGTGAATGAACTCGGTCGGATGTGCGAGTCGGTATCCGGTGTAGACCAGCATCCCCGCCAATGCCGCGAGTGGGATCTCATGGAGAATCGTGGGAATCAACGCTACGCAGGCGAGCAGGAAGATGCCGTGCCACAAATCAGCGAACCGCGTTCGGGCTCCGTTGTCGATATTCGCCTTGGAACGCACGATCTCTGAGATCATGGGAAGCCCGCCCACCATCGACGCACAAAGATTGCCAACACCGACCGCAACCACGTCGCGATTCATGTTTGTCTTGCGCTTCCAAGGGTCGAGCAGGTCAACTGCCTTGGCACTAAGCAGTGATTCAAGGCTGCCGATAATGAAGAACATCATCACCCACTTCCAAGCCTTCATCTGAGCCAACGCGGAAAAATCAGGAGACGTGATGTCATCAAACATGCCAAAGACTCGGTCGGGCATCTTCACCAGATACTGTTCACCGAGTTGATAATGATGTTCCTGCAATGTGTAAGAGTGTTCGTGAAGCAAGTCGAAGCCGAAGCCCATCGGCACGGTTACCAGTAGCACAACCATGGGCGATGGAATTTTCTTCAGGATGCCAACACGTTTCGCGGCAAGCGGCCAGTAGAACATGATCAGAATGCTCACGATGCCGATTGCTGCGATCGCCGGATTGGCTTCCATAATGTAGTGCGGCATTTCTTTGAGCATTTCCAGCGGTTCACCCCCGGCTGATACGCCAAGAGCCACTGGGAACTGCTTGATGATGATGATGACACCAATCGCTGCCAGCATTCCATGGACGGCTGAGATCGGGAAGAACTCGCCGAGGATTCCGCCGCGAAACAGGCCGAACAGAATTTGAATGACCGCCGCTGCGACACCGACCGCCAACGCAGCTTTGTAGGCCATCAAATCGGCGTCGGTCCATCCGCCGGTCATTCCGTCGCCGCCGAAGTCTTCGATGCAGCCAATGGCAATGACGATCAATCCTGCGGCCGGACCTTTGATGGTCAGCTCGCTGTTACTGATGAACGTTGTCAGGACCGAACCGATGATTGCGGTGAAGATGCCTGCAATCGGCGGATAACCGCAG contains:
- a CDS encoding carbonic anhydrase, which translates into the protein MKPLTRRIHYFDRHWFGSASELCRREETPTPSIILIGCPDHGMLPHGLPVQNPMSFLVAQWLGFAIPPFTKRCSETVEALEEAVLGHEVTDFIVCSHTTCGICQNWLAVPSNSKKAIGSETMTPTLEFIDKHYDDVFDMERFGLLLSEHVLLQLESLIEYHFVRSRLNDGRLKLHGWVFDEGTRRIRAYDALVGDFVSVESDACASVTT
- a CDS encoding SulP family inorganic anion transporter, whose translation is MTDKMENEETPRGNASGFAKYFKQDIISGLLVFLIALPLCLGISLACGYPPIAGIFTAIIGSVLTTFISNSELTIKGPAAGLIVIAIGCIEDFGGDGMTGGWTDADLMAYKAALAVGVAAAVIQILFGLFRGGILGEFFPISAVHGMLAAIGVIIIIKQFPVALGVSAGGEPLEMLKEMPHYIMEANPAIAAIGIVSILIMFYWPLAAKRVGILKKIPSPMVVLLVTVPMGFGFDLLHEHSYTLQEHHYQLGEQYLVKMPDRVFGMFDDITSPDFSALAQMKAWKWVMMFFIIGSLESLLSAKAVDLLDPWKRKTNMNRDVVAVGVGNLCASMVGGLPMISEIVRSKANIDNGARTRFADLWHGIFLLACVALIPTILHEIPLAALAGMLVYTGYRLAHPTEFIHVWRIGKEQLAIFVTTLVVVLATDLLIGVAAGIILKMVIHVANGVPIKSLFKPYIEVQKVNDNTSLILARESAVFSNWIPFKRQIEDIGLVQKRNLIVDVSSTKLVDHSVMEKLEEMERVFEQKGLTFEVRGLDAMQPLADNPHAARKGGLATMRRLTVIADEAIEQSLEEQFVALGATGFTSQPCSGAGRRELEGGVTSANSKVRIEIVLSHQTCEAILSYLRSDVLPKHQVTACVETVDVVRRDHFVSVAAEANE
- a CDS encoding carbonic anhydrase — translated: MTIELEKSLHNFNPDHFGGVNDFLSTADSNERDTLMIACADHGCAPDNVSFAGTERFFILQHIGESVPPPDRRQPNDLFGAIEVGFYDYDLRHAVVCGHLGCGVIPNWLKDNSGPDTGNLRAHFYAAAVKAVDTTYPDLTGEAYVERVICEHAIFQLENLQANPSIRERLDANGLKLHLWIVNDETARVLAFDPRVGNLVPIEEMR
- a CDS encoding leucine-rich repeat domain-containing protein, which encodes MTKQLHVSLLWLGMVLTVAQHAYAQNANPSRAEQLRSLGAENIREIDGELSYVNLKDSRFSDDSAFLIEDQQSIVFLSVARTSSTDKTLSTICGLNILKWLFLDGTKITDEAAVKLQDLKNLRTLSVSGTAVTDKTFAKCSWKTIHTLVVSDTEITDATVKSLSKLTTLHHLDLSGTSITDDCIDSLIAIKSLTHLDLSDTKITDAGFAKLMVLSELRELEVAGTEVTIAAIAAFNAKRPNCLIHGPKAKDDNVTRTLPQKPRNLQ